In Miscanthus floridulus cultivar M001 chromosome 8, ASM1932011v1, whole genome shotgun sequence, the sequence CAATCGATGTcttgccatcatgatagtcctaggtggaccaccatgacgatgctcagcctcctcaactgctgccctctgtgtTGGTGTGAACtgtggatctgctatgacaacaccactgcaagtgcctcctctctcggcacgctctgcggcctctacaatagctgctgctctcgctgtctctacgtcggggtacttgcgcttcttggatgtcacctgcttcgttgccttgcctttcgatcctgtaggctggcgaggcggggggggctctggtcatcatcacccggaccaccaccaatgttcttggtgcgagccatctgatctgacaagaggatgaactgcccctgatgaagatcaactgtcaaactgacactcctgaggcttggcctcgatccttactcgtgagcttggctccgagttagctgccaactgccacaagaacctcaacagcactgactcgctgcacgatagaatagatggatatacgaataaatacgatatatctaatagatgcgaaaacctaggaagcaagcaatgtaggtacgaaattgagacgacgggcaagctacctgatgatcagcgatccgagaaatgAAAAGACATCACGCAGGGGAAACACTGAACAGGGGTTAGGGTTCACGAAGCTCTGTGAAGAATCCGCCGTGGATCAGCGATAATGGCGAAGTTAGGGTTGCTGCGCAAATGCTGGGTAATCTGATGAATCGGCAGAATAAGGGCCTTACCGAGCAATTGAGGAGAAGGGCTAGGGCTTAAATCAATGGCCTTGAAAGACCCTTGGTGCCTGGGAAGCCGATGGTGGTGCTGAGTCATGGGAGGGTGCACGGTGGCTTGGATGCGCGGAGAGGCTCGGTAGCGAGCTCCTCTACGGTGGCGCGGTGGCGAGCGAGGCAGGGACGAGCATAGGTAGGGGAGGCGCGGTGGCGTGCGTGGTTGGCGCAATGTGCTTGGCATGGGACTGAGGCGGTGCGGCGAGCAGCGGCGGCACGTTGGCTTGGGCGCGGGAGCGGCGGCGCTAGCTAGGGCTCGGCTGGATCCGGGGTAAAGGGGTACGGCGGTTGCGGTTAAATAGATCCCCCAACGTGACAagaaaggaaacggaaaagagtcctgagaccgcgcgagatccactgactggacgctccggtggtagcgatcggacgctaccaccgAGCGTCtgatcgattctagagaggtccaattcctctggaatcgggaccggacgcgtccggtggtccatgactggacgcaggcagggtccagtcagtatagCCTGTTCTTCcttcaatcgaccggacgctggatcccttcctgaccggacacaAAAATGCAGCGTCCGGTtactccttctgcagcagttcacctcctgtgaactgaccggacgctggacagcagtgtccggtgcagcgtccggtgcaccttttctagcaaatctttaaagttcttccgcgctgcctgttcccaatcaagtcccaacttaaataagatccaaataaacaccaattgggactgatgtgagtgacctctctcaaaccctcatatttttcaaaatattttgccttaggctataattctttttaagaaaatatggaataaaagggcaaatggaacaaaacgacaaaacaacatccatgtatatgcaatactatgtaaataaatctagttgcttgtcaagtttgatccaaggttaagcttcttcacatgcttttcggtggttatcttaaccatgttagacaagccctatatgtattgccaaaaattaaatatgttgtatattacaatgaatgcaagggacaacacaagctcaatttttagtgaagttgctaaaatcaagtacattgagctcattccgcaatctacaaaatgtagcctcatctagcggtttagtgaagatatccgctaattgatcttcggttcttacaccttctagtgatatatcatttttagcaacatgatctcttagaaagtgatggcggatatctatgtgcttggtgcgagagtgttgaaccggattatttacaagttttaccgccctttcattgtcgcacaaaagaggtactttttctagaactacaccatagtctagcaaagtttgtttcatgtataaaatttgtgcacaacaagcacccgcggcaatgtattccgcttcagcggtggacaaagccatactattttgtttcttggaggaccaagacacaagtgatctaccaagaaaatggcaccctccgaatgtgctttttctatcaactttgcatccggcgtaatccgaatcggaatagccaattaattcaaataaagctcctttgggataccaaaggccaatgcttggtgtgtgcttaagatacctaaggattctttttacggcaattaaatatgttttcttaggactagcttgaaatctagcacacatacacacactaaacatgatatcgggcctagatgcggttaaatataacaagctaccaatcatagaacggtagagagtttgatcaaccgggttacctccctcatctaggtcgagatgtccattggtaggcattggtgtcttgattggcttacattcatccatcttgaatctcttgagaagatcttttgtgtatttctcttaagagatgaagatgccttctttgcttgacttgaaaaccaagaaagaatgtaagctcaccaatcattgacatctcgaactccttagacatcaattcaccaaattctttgcatgagtcttcatttgatgatccaaagatgatatcatcaacatatacttgacaaataaagatatacccatcaagcttcttggtgaatagtgtggtgtcgaccttcccaatggtaaagcctttctcaatgaggaagtcctgaaggcgctcataccaagctcttggggcttgcttaagcccatatagtgccttggacaacctataaacatgattaggatatctagggtcttcaaacccgggaggttgatcaatatagactagttcattaataaagtcatttaaaaatgcacttttcacatccatttgatatagtttcatttcatgatgtgatgcatatgcaagtaggatacggatggcttctaatcttgcaaccggtgcaaaggtctctccaaaatccaaaccttcaacttgagagaacccctttgcaactagtcttgccttgttcctcacaacaacaccttgatcatctttcttgttgcagaacacccactttgttctaatgactcttgcaccttttggtcgctcttcaagagtccaaactttattgcgagtgaagttgttcaactcttcatgcatggcattgatccaatctagatctttaagagcttcttctaccttggtaggctcataacaagagacaaaagagtggtaAGCAATAaacgaagcaagtttttgagatcgagtcattacaccctttgatggactccctatgatatcttgtggatgatcttgtaggagaggtgtatttcttctattgaccacttgaggaggaggttgtggagcatcaacatcttgtgcttgtaccatcatttgctcatgggagatatgagtatctttattttctactatcccatctttttcaccatcttatggtacacttgatgaagaaggttggttaatgacttgtacatcatcttcatcatcttttggcttgatgtctcccaccggaatattcttcatggcctccctcaatggttcatcacctacatcatcaagattctcatgtgctccttgggagccgttagattcatcaaattccacatcatatgtttcttcaaccaagccggtggcatgattaaatactctatatgctttggacttcaatgagtaaccaacaagaaaacctatatcacaacgtctttggaacttccctaggtgttgccacttcttgtagatgtagcatttgcaaccaaacaccttaaagaatgagacgtccggcttcttcccattgagcaactcataaggtgtcttaccaaggaacttttgaaggaataggcagttggatgcataacatgcggtgttgattgcttccgcccatagagcttcgggggtgttgtactcatctagcattgtccttgcaagagtgatcaaagtccgcttcttcctctcaactacaccattttgttgaggagtataagttgcggagacttcatgtttgattccaacttcatcacaataggcttcaatgtttatgttgtcaaattctttactattgtcacttctaatcttctcgagcttcacttcaaattcattttgagctctcttggcaaacttcttgaatcaagatgcaacttcagatttgtcataaaggaagaacacccatgtataccttgaatagtcatccacaatcacaagacaatagagatttcctcccaaactcttgtatgttgttggtccaaataaatctatgtgtaggagttctagcactcttgtggttgacatgaaagctttggttggatgcgtgtttgcaacttgcttgccggcttgacatgcactacaaagcttgtccttctcaaacttcacatccttcaaccctctcaccaaatcattcttcataagcttcttgagtgagctcatcccaacatgagtaagtcttctatgccatagccacccaagtgttgttttggtgaatagacaagtcttcaaatttgcatcttcggaggtgaagtccactagatataagttgttgtatctaaatccattgaatatcacttgattgtcatctaccttagatacaacaacctctttctcggtgaacaagcattggaagccaagatcacacaattgcccaacggatagtaagttgaagcttaatgaagcaacatagagcacattggatatggaatgatcatttgatattgccactttgcccaatcctttaaccttgccctttgagttatctccaaaagttattttctcttgtccatctacctcttcatctagtgaggtgaacatacgaggatcaccggtcatatgttgagtgcaaccactatcaataacccaatgacttccaccggtcttgtagttcaccttgcgttcacccttggccataaggcataggtgtgtagaggatgatggcgatggtggcggtgaagatgcaagatcaatagcaatggcggccaccttttcattgtcactatcatcattggatgatccacttgatgaatcaatgtctgtgagccaatcaccgacaatgtaggcctttccactcttcttcttatggaagtccctcttcttgccatctctcttcttgtatggcttgttccttttcttctcatcttcaacttcattgcttgagtcatctttcttgcccttgttcttattcttgaacttgtctttcttgggctttgtgcattgatgagctagatgaccaagttcaccacaattgtagcaatccatctcggagattggctttcttcttgagctagtgaagaacttcttcttcttgccgtcaaacttgatgccactcttgtttagcttctttagcatcttggcggtcttcttcaccatgagagcaagactttcttcatcatcttcatcacttgagctctcatactcaagtcttgctttgcccttatcttggctagctttgaatgctaagtccttctctttcatctttgtagaggatgagccatcttgtggcgtgatgtgcatgtacatctcatgagcattgatctttcccaagatttgtgtcggtgtagcggcggaaagatcatcttgatgtagcatggtcacaatatgcccatatttgtcaatggggaggacacttaagatctttcttacaacattggatggtgacatttgagtaagtccaagcccattgacttcctctacaagaacatttaaacgagaatacatttcattagcactttctttgggaagcatctcaaatgaatttagctttttaatcacaagatgatagcgttcctcacgctcactcttggttccctcatggagcacacaaacgtccaaccatagtgcatgggcgtctttgtggttccttacacggttaaacacatctttgcaaaggcctctaaagatggtgtttcgagcctttgcattccatttttcatagttaacctcatcgccttgtaggttagtagcatctcgaggttttgggaagccttgagaggcggctctaagaataacaacatctagagcttctaagtacgcctccatgtggattttccaatatggaaagtcatctccctcaaagataggaggaggtccatcatcgtgagatatcttgctctaagcgattaagcttaaaaacatgagcatgaggctccgataccaattgaaaggatcaagatgcccaagagggggggggtgaattgggctaattctaaattttcttgcaataatcaaatcctacggatagcccaattaaccccttgtgcctagaaaagtgtttctatcaaactaacgcacaaaggacttgcaacctatgttccaaaacttactctagcatggcaattctatgaatgtaaagacaagtattgaattgctcaaagtaaatactcaaggtgaatgctcaaagtaaatgctcaaagtaaggagagagaggaacgcggcgatgttttgccgaggtatcggagagtcaccactccccactagtcctcgttggagcacccgcgcaagggtgtacctcccccttgatccgcgcaaggatcaagtgctctctatgggttgattcttcgacactccgtcatggcgaatcacccaaagccgctcacaacttgagttgggtcacccacaagctccgtcgggtgatcaccaagctcccaatcaccaccaagccatctaggtgatggcgatcaccaagagtaacaagcacgaactctcacttgaccacgcaaagcctaatgagaagatggatgcacacttggctactcttgattcactaatgaggctactctcttggattctcaaatctcaatcacctcactaggaccttgctcttcttagcactcacaaacgtgtttctcagctattggaatgagcaaaagtgactccacacacgagtggagcttctatttataagacagcctgaaaaacgaaccgttatgagcttctgcggggagaccggatgctccggtcgtgttgaccggacgcttcggttagttcaacccacgaaccagtaaaaatgtgttgaccgaatgctggcagggtccagtcaccactgaccggacatgtccggtcgcatagaacccttactggaaccttactagactcgaccagacgctgaatcctcagggtccggtcagtactgaccggacgcgtccggtcgcagattcccttctctagaaccttactgcaGTCGACCGGGCGctgcctctcagtgtccggtcacatgacctctccagtgtccggtcgcaccgaacgctgactgctgatcaaatgaactgaccggaccctgtggccagcattcggtcgcaccggggccagcgtccagtcagcatttgaccctccattcacttccaactctcaatcatatgtgaatgaagtttgctccaaaggatcttaggcattcataggagctacctaaagctagttttaacaagtgtgcaccacacctaactcactagactgaactaggtcaagctacccgtccataccccccttaatagtacggctaaaggaaaaacaaagtcctaaactactctaagtgtctctccaactccaatcgacacttagaactagtcatccttaaccttgtcgtccatcctttgaaaaccgaaatgatttccatcgtgggGGCATGACTACCTTGATTGCCCAAgtgatcttgtattgtcattaatcaccgaaacccaactaggggcctagatgctttcagtgagAACACCGTGTCAGCTGGTTTAAAATTCAATATTGTTTGTTTTGCTAGCCTGAGAACACCCCCTCAAATCTTGCACCCACAATATGACCGACTGATCACCGTATCGTCCATGAAAACACTCAGAAAAAGGGCTAACTCTTTGCACGTTCTGACCGTTCCAAGAAACAATCCGGTGGACACGTAGACCGTTCGACAGAACACAAGAACACTCAGAGCCCAAACCTAAATAGAACCCTTAGTATTGCACTCATGGACTGTCTGCTAGGATAGCGGATCGTCTAGGAAAAAACTCATGAATGTTTATCATATCATCCCTCAATTCAAAAACCTAATCACCCTATCACATGCTTGGTACATCACTAACATTTGTTCTCTGCAAGTCTCAAGTTTATTCGATCACCTCTCCCACTCTTTCCACTTTTTGTTGGTTCCCAACTCTTCTGTCTCTCACTTATAGGGTTACATAGCGGATGAGGAACACACACGAAGTAGTCATGATCCTCCACGATCACGGGACTTCATGACAGGCTGGCAccattgtcgatgaaatatggtcggcagtctaccaatggggtacccaaggtagtagattgtttgGTGGAGGTGCGCTAGACGACGAACTAAGCGTGATGCAAGATAGAACACTAGAGTTTATCCAGGTTCGGGCCGCGAGGtgcataataccctacgtcctgcgtctgttTTGTATTAATATGAGATCCGATGTTTCgagggggtccttgcccgccttatatagtcggggggcaaggttacagatcGGGAAATCtaatcctagtcggttacaactATCATATCGGTATGAGATACAATATGTTtcctaaccgactaggatcttgcttgatcaccaagTCTCTCTTGATAGCTTACGCAGTACGCCGACCTCTAGTGGGCCTGAGTGGGCTTGATCTTCTAGGTTGGGCCGATGCCTCCGGTATGGCCCATCTATatccgtaagggtataggggtctattcccccacagctagtccccgagcattgaGTAATTTGAGGGAAAAGCTACTCCGACCTCTTCATAACTTCATCATCTCTTGATATATTGATCTTGTCTTGCTTTCAATCCTTATCTTGTCTTTATCGGAAAGCTATCTTGCCCACAAATTTCATAATGCTCCAAGAAGAAAAAATTATTTCACCtctggtgaagtgtgcccactttaaCTTGCCGAAGGGAAGGTAAAGTAGCCGCATAGCACAACACTACTTGCATGAAGATATGGTGTCTCTGACACCTTTAAATAGCAcactcaccgctaggtgaagtgtgcccacttagtccccgagcctggcagtAGGTGGAGTatacacgtggtgccagggtcaaagaaaagaatgAAGCCATATTTGTATTGAGAACTTAGTATGATTCCCCGAATTCTGTATAAAGCTACCCATGTCTCAGACAATGGTTCAGTCCCCAAGCTCTGCTCGTGAACCCACTCGACATCTCTGATGGAGCGGCAGAAAGCCGAGCTCTGCTTGGTAAACAGTCTGCGTCTAAGACGGGACACCAGTCCCCGAGCTCTGCTCATGGGCCCGCTCAACATCTCTGATGGAGCGACAGAAAGCCGAGCTATGCTCGGTAAACAGTCCGCATCTCAGACGGGACACCAATCCCCGAGCTCTGCTCGTGGGCCCGCTCAACATCTCTGATGGAGTGGCTAAGTACCGAGCTCTGGTCGGTTAGCAGTCCACGTCTCAGACGGGATGCCAGTCCCCGAGCTCTGCAAATGGGCCCGCTCAGCATCTCTGATGGAGTGGCTAAGTACCGAGCTCTGGTCGGTGAGCAGTCCACGTCTCAGACGGGACGCCAGTCCCCAAGCTCTGCTCGTGGGCCCGCTCAACATCTCAGATGGAGCGGCTAAGTACCGAGCTCTGGTCGGTGAGCAGTCCACGTCTCAGACGGGACGCTAGTCCCTGAGCTCTGCTCGTGGGCCCGCTCAACATCTCAGATGGAGCGGCTAAGTACCGAGCTCTGGTCGGTGAGCAGTCCACGTCTCAGACGGGACGCTAGTCCCCGAGCTCTGCTCGTGGGCCCACTCAACATCTCAGATGGAGCGGTAGAATGTTGTAGAAATACGCCGTTGTATTATAATAACTGACCCAGATTGCTTAAATGAGCTGTAGAACGGCCCAACTCCATAGTGTGAATGGGTAACGGCCTGTGCGCGCGCTCCCAAAAACCCTGGAAGGCTAAAGGACGCGCCGTGTGGTATAAATGCCCCTTCATCTCGTTGGCTCCACTCTTTACACTCCGAAACCATCGTCGTCTTTCTCGTGCCCGTCGCCTCGTATTCCACTGTAGCAGCTGCCACCGCACACACAGATCCATCGCTCCGCCACCGCCAATCGCAGGGGAAACCCTAGATCTGCCGTGCGCACTGCCGTAGCCGCATCCACAATCACCACATTTCTCTGTTGCGGCGTTAATCGTCGTTTCCCCAATCACCACCATATCCGAGGGAAAAACCGCCGCCAGAGAAGAGATGGCACTGAAGAAGGCCGCTGATCCAGTGAAGAAACTGATGATACAAGAGTGGACCTTGATGGCCTGCACCATCACATCGATGAAGCAGTTGGTAGATGCAGAGCTATTGCCAGTGCAAGCCATTGGAGGATGGCGGTTTACGGCGGAGAAGTACCCACAGCCGGAGGATGGCGAGCTCGTCGTCTTCGAAGACTGGTATCTTCGAGGATTTGGTACTCCCGTGCATCCCTTTCGCATCAAGCTGCTCAAGTTTTACCGTCTCTCGCTCTGCCATCTGCACCCTAACTCCATTCTCGCGGTGTCGATTTTTATTACCTTCTGCGAGAGCTTTCTTGGAATCCCGGCCCATTTCAATCTGTGGCGATACTTTTATGCTATGAAGAAGAAGGGAGGCTCCGGAGGATCCCAGATCGCTGGAGGGGTGTACTTTGTGCTTCGGGATAACAAGAAGTTGGAGTATCTCAACCTCCGAGCGCAGACATCCATCCGAGATTGGTTTAAGAAATGGTTCTATGTTGGAACTGCCGAAATTGATGCACGAGTTCCGTGCGATGTCACCAAAATTCCCAAGCAGCAAGAGTCGTGCAAGAGCCCAGAAATCTAGATCATGTACGAGAGCCGCTCGGGATGTATGATAGGAGAATCGATGGGCCCTACGTGGGCAGTGTATGGATGAGCCACCGGGTGCAGCCGTGTAAGGAGAGGGTGCACCCCTTATACGAATACACGGGCCGCCGGGATCCCACCAGGGAGGCAGACGGTGATGTACCAGATGCTGACCTCAGAGATCGGTTAGCAAAGGTGTTCGACATGTCAGGCTACACCGTGCCTGACGGGATGCCCCATGCATTCCAGTTGTCCGACCCTCCGCCGATGATAAGCCCAATCTTTAGACCTCTTGGTCAATTTATGTGTCTATGGAAAAAATCTTGGTTGGGATCTCTGTCTGTGACTTCTTCAGGTGAACGGTCAACCCCGCTGTGCTGTGTACATCTCGGATGTGCCAGCAGATGACTGGCCGCGTGGAGTAGATCGCCACGACGGAACCCAGTTTGAGAACATCGTCGAGCGCTTCTCGGACAAGGGTGGAGATAAAGCCGCCGGGAAGCGTGTCATGGCGGAGGGCGCGGACAAGCCCAGCAAGATAGGTGGCCGCTTGCGAACTGGCGGGCCACTCAACATTGGTGGCGACGGTAGCCGTAAGCGATCACAGCCGTCCGGAGTCGATGAAGATGACGACGACAACATACCGCTGCGTCAGCGGTTTCGTCTAAATTCGCCGTCGCGCGATGAAGCAGCGTCAGCAGTCGCCGCCCGACCAAGGCCGCAGACGGAAGCGAGGCCACAGCAGGCAACACAACGATCCCCAGGCCAGAGGAGCCGGCAGGGACCCTTGCCCGCTGCCGAGCAGTCTGGAGGACTGGAGCAGCAACGGGAGCAGCCCCCTCTTCAACAAGAGCAACTTCAACGGCGCAGCCATCAGGTCCAGCATCCGGGAGGAAAACGCAGCGAACCGCGGAGTCGGTTCGTGCGCCAGCCCCTCCAGGTGCAACGCCGCCACCACGTCGGCAGGAGCCTACTCCTCCTGTGCAACAACCTGCACCGCAGGGGAGTTCTGGTGGTAGCAGCAGGACAGGTTGGCACTTCAGCGCCAAATTCACACAGTCCTCTGTGTAAGTCTTCTTGAGCTTATCGTCCTTCTTTATATGGATCTAGTTTGATATCAGTTCTGCAACGTGGTAAACCATCTGTTGAAAACACAGGCCGGCGTCCACCGAGATCCTAATCTCGCCACGGGCAACCCCGAGCACTGCTGCTGGTGCCGCAGGGGAGCAGCATGAGGCAGCTGCAAATCAGCCGCAGCCGACTGTTGAGGACACGGGGAGGAGCCAGCCGGGAGCGCCATCGCCGCCGAGGCAACAGGAAGAGACCGCAGCGGCGACGGATGGTGGCCATGCACCCCGGTCTCCAACACCCGAGGTTAGTAGAGTCTTGAACCCACCATAGGGATTTATTGAATCGTCGAAAGTTCTTCACTTATTGTACTTGTAGCGGGAGGCTGTTGAACATCCTGGCGATGCGGAGGGACAGGTCGGGGACGGTGCCAGGCGCCCGGAGGTCGGAGAAGCTAGAACTAGTTCGGCTAGCGTGCCAGTTCCAGCGGGGCTCTGGGCCGGCGCTGACCCGTTCCCTCGCGCCACTGTGGCCAGAGCTGTTGCCGCGGCTAGAGCGCCGCCACCAGCAGAGGATTCAGATGTTGAAGAGATGGAGCCACCGGAGCATGCGGAGGATGATCGACCTCGCCGTGTGTTTGTGGCACGGCGGGAGTCCGTGAAGGAGTGGGTCTGCCATGAGGCAGATTTGGAAGGGTCATCCTCGCGAGCCATCCGCCGAACGATGGAGAAGTTGTATCGTCAGGTGCAGGTAAGTGCCTAACAAATCATCACCATGTAGCTTGTGCCGTGAGCTGGAAAAGTCACAGGAATGTTACCGAGCTGTGTTGCAGGACTTGGAAAAGAACAGCGAGTACTCCAAACGCTGCTACAACTCGATAGAGCCCACCCTCAAGGAGAACGAAACCCTGAAGGTTGAGGTGGCGTCTCTGAAGAGTGAGGTGGCCCGTGGCCGCCCTGAAGGAGCAGCTCCTGCTGGTTCAAACCAAGGAGGCGGCGCTGTCGTCAGAGAAGCCTGCTTTGGAGGAGACCTGCGCTCCCGACTCGAGAAGGAGAAAAATGGTACATCGGACAACACCCCAAGCTCTTTGTGTGCATCGATGAAGACGTGTCCTGATGTTTTGTGTTTCTCAGAACTTGTTGCGGAGAACACCGCCCTCAAGCTGGACATGGAACGTCTTGAAGACGCGAAGAAGGGGGCAGAGGAATCCGCGAAGAAACTTGTAGCCAAGCTCGAAGGTACATCTTGAACAACTCAATTGCATTATATCAACCTTGATACTCCATGCTTAGCATGGTCTTCATGTTTGCAGCTGTTCGCGCAGGAAACCAGGTGCAGTTTGCCGAGTTCGCCCGACAAGTGCAGTGGTATCAGGAGAAGGCCCAGCACATGGAGGAGGGAGTAACACCTCTCCACAACATTCTGGAAATGGAGAATGACACCCCTGCCAATGATGGAAGACTGCCAAATCCAATGGCTATCGTCGACCGCTGCCGGTAGATGTTTTGCCGACGGCTCTTTGCCGAAagctgctctcggcaaatagtttgccgagcgtcaactcgtctttgcc encodes:
- the LOC136469922 gene encoding uncharacterized protein, with amino-acid sequence MYDRRIDGPYVGSVWMSHRVQPCKERVHPLYEYTGRRDPTREADGDVPDADLRDRLAKVFDMSGYTVNGQPRCAVYISDVPADDWPRGVDRHDGTQFENIVERFSDKGGDKAAGKRVMAEGADKPSKIGGRLRTGGPLNIGGDGSRKRSQPSGVDEDDDDNIPLRQRFRLNSPSRDEAASAVAARPRPQTEARPQQPSGPASGRKTQRTAESVRAPAPPGATPPPRRQEPTPPVQQPAPQGSSGGSSRTGWHFSAKFTQSSVPASTEILISPRATPSTAAGAAGEQHEAAANQPQPTVEDTGRSQPGAPSPPRQQEETAAATDGGHAPRSPTPEREAVEHPGDAEGQVGDGARRPEVGEARTSSASVPVPAGLWAGADPFPRATVARAVAAARAPPPAEDSDVEEMEPPEHAEDDRPRRVFVARRESVKEWVCHEADLEGSSSRAIRRTMEKLYRQVQDLEKNSEYSKRCYNSIEPTLKENETLKVEVASLKSEVARGRPEGAAPAGSNQGGGAVVREACFGGDLRSRLEKEKNELVAENTALKLDMERLEDAKKGAEESAKKLVAKLEGNQVQFAEFARQVQWYQEKAQHMEEGVTPLHNILEMENDTPANDGRLPNPMAIVDRCR